Genomic window (Daucus carota subsp. sativus chromosome 5, DH1 v3.0, whole genome shotgun sequence):
CTGAGCaaaatcgaaccgaaccgaaataaccgaaccgaaccgtacaaATTCGGTTCAGTTCGGtttggaaaattttaaaattccggTTAGTTCGGTTTCCGGTTATAACTGAACTAAAATTTCGATTCGGTCCGGTTTCTGGAAAGCATAATTTCGGTTTAACCGAAGTAACCGaagttttatatatacatatatataatgttttaaaattatatgtatgtataatattaataatatttaataataataataatacataagTAAAGTATTAGATATCAGATGTTCAGATTTGCCTTGCGCCTCCATTCTGCCGACTTGCTCCTTCTGATTTGCAGACTTCCGattcaaataatttaaagcTTCACATATGTTTAATGGTTGGATCTGCTATATCAATATTTAGGACTTGCACAGATAGGGGGATCTATGATTCTGATTAAGCCTGTCCCCGCGAGTGtaaaagtactacatataaTAGATGTTTCTTAAACCTTTACATTTGCAAGCGATCTCGTTACTACGGCGGTAAGCAAATAGATTGCAGAGACGAGAAGATGTTAAAATAGTTGAGGATGACTAACATGAAGTTTGGTTTTTctttaaccgaaccgaaataaccgaagtaTTTtttagttcggttcggtttgaaagctaagtacggttcggttcggtttgcgaaaattaaaaattttggttttcgtttatttcggttcggttcggttttcgatcGAACCGACCGTTTGCTCAGCCGTAATTGTGAAAACAATAAAGATGTTGTTTAAGTACTCGGAAGATTTCAGTGCCCCTAGAAGCAAGATATATCAGTGCCTATTCATTTATGAAGACAACACCGAGTGGAATCGAAAAAGTTATTTGTCATATACGAAGATTCGGATATCTGATAATTCTAAAGTCTATTAAAGATCATAATGGCAGACCTCAGCCTTGGTGATAAACAAAGTtcgaagaatttcaagaagacAGAAGTATTTCTGATTTAGTTGAAGTGCTAGAAGATTCCAAtttatcttggttggttatttataatcaacaatcaTAGCAAAACTAACCcagaaccgactgatcaatgttagCTAACAAAGACGGTACGAAGTTTAATTTCTTGTTAGTCGTTTGTGAATCAGACCAGTGCATTAAGTGTCAGAATGTGCGGAGTTGTTCGTCGTATTTATCGATTAAAGAACTTATCCATTCAATTACAATTGATTGTTTTAGACCCGAGCCGAGCCAAAGTCAAAGCCTAGCCTTAGTCAAGCCATGCAAGTTTACTGCTCTATTTCATATAATTAAAGATTCCACCGAAAAGACAGATTTGGAAGgaactattttatatatatgtgtatatataattatatatttgtaaatgtAGTAATAGatttatttgtatgtatatatctatatataattaaatatatgatattatatatatgtgtgtgtgtgtgtgtgtttttttttccagaaaacATGTGTATATAAGACACTTGGCTCTATACACATAGGAATGCATGTATAAAACGCTAGGTCTTTTTTACTTAGCCAAATCAAGCACCTAGCGCCATACACGTAGGAGTGTATGTGTGGCGCGCCAGGTCCCTTCTTACTTAGCCAAATCTTCATCACCTGGGGCCATACACATAGGAGGTGCCTTAAGCATTCAAGAAAAACCAAGTCAGGACATGGcgccaatatatataattacttgaTACAAGCGCCATGTGATCTTCTACATTGATAGACACTTACACGAGGACCAGGACATGGTAACTATTTAATTATGGTTAGACACTTAGAGGAGGATCAGGACATAGATCCCATTTAATTATGGTTAGTTGtggataaatatttgaattatgaGTTCATAATTTgcaacatccttcgggatggatggtcAAGTTTGTGCACAACATCTCTCAATATTTATACACCGTAGCCTAGTTTTATAACATAACTATTTATAATGGACAgagcttgtaatatttagagtgGTCATTTGTAGTCAACCTACatgtttggatttatagcattCTTCGAGTTTTATCAATAAAGAtatacttttgaaaatattatgtattgatttaatattttctatatCCCGAGAAATCGATccgataaatatccggaacacgaaactcATTACGggaatgtaatttatttatctgcaaaaaattttaaattacagtgagtatcgtattcaactcCTACTTACGATGCTTCGGGAAAGAGGGCGTTACTAACGAGAATCTTTTAGAAATAAATCCGAGGTGCAGATCACCCCATCCAACACCAGATAAATCAAGTGCTCATACACTGTTGGATGCCCCACAAAAAATATATGCAGCTCTCCGCGATCGAAACtataaatatagtcaatattattaaaaaaatatcttctaaattaaaaaaatttataaaatatcttataaatctaatttagcctatactaatattgttagtATGTATCACAATATTAGGATATTctagcatttttttttaattaaaatggaaTATCCATTTTTGCCTCTTGTGCTTAGCAAAGAGCTAACCAACCCAACACATAGAATGGGTCCTCGCTCCTTTCTAACGCTTTGATATTTTGTTTGGCACCATCACCACGCGCCTGTCCACGAGCCATTTCATCAGCAGCACACACACCTAGGCCAACCGTTCCAGATAAGCCCAATCACCTCTTACTCACTGACACGTGTCATCCTCCCTCTTTTCTTCTTAATTTCTTCTactcttcttctttctttcccACCCAATTCGAGTTGACATATATATCATTGTAAAGTTTGGAACTTTTTTACAGTGATCAAGAATGGCTACTGCTTCTATTGCTTCCTCCACTCTGGCCCAATCACAAGTCAATGCTTTTACTCCAGGCCTCAAGCTTCAAAAGCCCAATTCAATCACCTTTACAAGGTACCATTTTTAATCGATCTCTGTGtctattttcttgttttgtatCTGTTTCTTGATTTCTTGATTGCTATAGTTACTCAATTTGTGCTAAATTTTTGAGTTTTTGGCTTAAGGGGCTTTTTATTTGTTGTTTATTTTGCCGGTTAGAGTCTTTGAAACTCGGAATTAAGGGCCAAACATGGttaagaattttaattttttttgatatagttGATTGATACAGATTGTGAGCTATTGAACTTgataaattttagataattcCCAATTTTTGAGGATGCACTTTTTGACATTTTACTAGTTTCCGACTTTCCGTAATTTGTAGGTCTGCCATTAATAATATTCTATGACTATCGATTCAttattgtttaacacacaaaataaaagaattttgaTACTTGCTAGCTACTTTAATCCTCAATTTCATGGTcacctccccccccccccccccccccccaaacagTAATTTCATTCATGGATCTTGGAATTGTTGTTACTTAGAGAGCCATGGTTTATTTTTTCTGGTTGTTGGTTTTGGTTCTATCATCATAAACACCGCTagtttttttgattaaataccAGCCAATCGAAAAATTTCTTAGTGACAGTTTATGACTGAACAATTAACAAAGACATGAGGATACAGTCCTACGACTGAAACAAACAGCTTTCTTAAATAGCAATACAATAATTAAACTGAGATTAATTGAGTATCATTTATCTTTTAATTTCTATATGTGTTGGTGCCCAACAGTACAGTATTACTGGTTTACATTAAGCAGAATTTCTAAGCAAAGATTAGCATAAAGTATGTTGTGATGAGCGCTAACAAAAGTATATATTGATAAAAACACATACTAACTGAAAAATTGGACTCGTTCACTTCTGCTGGAAACAAGTAAATTCTTTCTCAATGTCAGTCatatgtgttttatgtgtttAGCTGATGTACCTGTTGTGGCTTTGGAAGATTGTACCAAACGTTTTATTGTCAGATCTGAGCCTTTGTTGCTTGAGTTTCTGTTATTGTGTACATATATGGCTTCTTGAGACTTTTTAGATTTAGCTTTATAAAATTCTATATATCTGCAGGATCTGCACTTGATAATATGAACAATCAAACAACTACTTTTTGCACATTTAACGTGTCAGTTAGTCTCCCGTAATGCAGGTTCTCAGGTTCTTGACCTAGTAAACCTAAACGTAAGGAGAAACTATTGCTAATGATCTCTTTCTTATTATTGGTCCAGGAGAAAGTCTTTGACTGTGGTGAAAGCGAGTTCACGGGTTGATAAATTTTCTAAGAGTGACATCATTGTATCTCCATCTATTTTATCAGCAAATTTTGCAAAGTTGGGAGAGCAGGTGCtgttctttattttaattttaaactttgAGATGGGATTttggttattatttttaaggaaaaaaagtGGCATCTAGAAATCTTTTCTGATGAAAGTATGGATTTCTTCTTTTACATTTTGGATAATGtagtaaaattaattttcagcATTCTGGCATTTATgcatttataaaacaatatgCTTTCATTCTATCAAGTTCCTAATACTATTTTCTATTCCCTTGACCATTGTTACATCTGTTTATATCTAGGTAAAAGCAGTGGACGAGGCAGGTTGTGACTGGATACATGTTGATGTCATGGATGGTCGCTTTGTACCAAATATAACTATTGGGCCTCTTGTTGTCGATGCTTTGCGCCCTGTGACAGATCTACCGCTTGATGTCCAtctggtatttttttttttttttttagtcctCATCCTGTTGTATATCGTGACTAATTTGGACTGCTTATTGAAATATGAGTATTTCAGATGATTGTCGAACCTGAGCAGCGAGTGCCTGATTTTATCAAGGCTGGAGCCGACATAGTCAGTGTTCATTGTGAACAAACTGCCACAATTCATTTGCATCGTACAATCAATGAAGTAAGTATATATTCTTTCATGCAACATACTTTCTGATAATTTAATTAGATATTTACTCGTAATTAGGATAAGTGTCACTACTCACTACAAATTAACACAATTCTTCTGCATAATCCTATCCATTGTCCCCGCGTTTGTtcgtttaaaaaaatttgggcAAACCTATTGTTTCTGAGTTTGGCGTAGCTGATAAATTCAATATGTGGACTCACTCCATATCTGTTACAATCAAGATGCAATTAAGGCAAATGGACACAATCAACATGCAAAATTTATGAGTTTATATGAGTGTACAAATAGCAAACACAGGGTAACTAATTTAAAGGAACCATGACCCCAACAGTATGTACCTAAGCTATTAAATAAGCAAAATGAATGCATTCACTTGAACCAAATTTTTTGATAAGTACAAGACAATCAGAGAACTCGGAAGACCTAATAGTCTAATCGAAGCCCATCATGAAGCTTTAAGatacataatttttgtaaatttggcACAATACTATTAAAGAATAAAGATCACTGCAATCAGCTGCAAGAACCCTTATTTTAAGACCCAAGCTATATTGAACTGGTAACTGCATTCTGGCTGTTGGTCTGAGTACTGACATAatgacagaaaaaaaaaaacaaatattgatgaaatataGAAGACGTGAAACCCCTGATTTAATACCCGGATTAAACTAGAGAAATTATCCGGATGGAATTAATTACTAAGAGGCGATACTGActtttttttcctcaaaagtAACGCTTTTGCCTAAAAATGAAATCTAAGGTAGTAAGCAACATTTCCAACCGATATACGGCTATGATAATTGGACTCGGCTAGTAGTGTCTGACATGAATATGTGTCCATGTGTCGGACTCGGTATATTGAAAATGTACATGTTTTTTGCCATATATAAGTGTCCATGTCTGACTGTCGAGTGTCGACAAAGGTGCttcgagtcaaaatgaaaagtCTGAGTAACATAGATGTAGGGAATATTGGTTTTAATTTCTTAGGGAACAAAGGTATTTAGTGTTATTTATTTAGCCAGGATCTTTATTTTTTCTACCAGTGATCCCAGTTGGAGATAATTTAATCTATtctctttgattttttttggtaGTGGTCAATTACAGAAGTACTAACGCATCTTGTGTCTACTGATCTTCGAACCCTTAACCTCCTATTACGAGGGAGGAGGGGTATTCAGTAGACTACAATGCTAGGGAtactttatactccctccgtcccatccatTTGTTAACAGTTTTTTTACACTGCTTAGCATGCAATTTAAGGCTccaataaagtatagtttcataacttattttcaaattttctttttctgaataaaaattccAACATTAAAtgtttattcaaaagaaaaaaaaaattaaattaatatataaaactatactttattggAGCCCTAAAAATGCATGCCAAGCCTTCTCAGCCAAATGGTAACAATCtgaagggacagagggagtattgtttTATACTATCGCTCATCTGTCTACTCTACCGCTTTTTAATTCTCAGATAAAAAACTTGGGAGCAAAAGCAGGTGTTGTCTTGAACCCTGGTACCCCATTGGGCCAGATTGAGTATATTCTTGATGGTAAGACTTTTTCCGTGGGTAACGAGGTATTATGATTTGTTATATTGGTATTAGGTTATTTGATACAAGTCATTAGGAGTAGTAAAGAATATATTGTCATGACACCTTAAATTTCCTTACCGACTTTTTTAACTGGTAATGGATTACATTCGATCATCTTGTTTCTTTGATAACAGTTGTCGACCTTGTCTTGATTATGTCGGTTAACCCTGGATTTGGTGGGCAAAGTTTTATCGAAAGTCAAGTTAAGAAGATTGCTGCATTGAGAAAAATGTGTGTGGAGAAGGTATTGGTCTAACATATTTCTCTATGTCACTGTTCTCGGAATCAatcaaatcataataatttgtatattgcACCCTTGCAGGGAGTGAACCCATGGATTGAGGTAGATGGTGGAGTTGGTCCTAAAAATGCCTATAAGGTGCCATACTAAAACCATATGAATgtatcttatttttattaatatgtgaaTCCCAAATGGATTTGTTTTAGTTTTCTTGTACATATAGCACTGTGGTCAGGAAGTCCAACTAGTCTAGCAACAAGTTGAAGACATTCTTCGACTGTGTGCTTGTTTAATCTACCTTACTCCCATGTATTGATATGCACACCTACATCTTGTACGACTGATGCTATATTAAAATCCTATACCAAAACATCCAATTTAAAGCAAAACCTTACGGATGTCATTTGTTAGTATCCAATTGTATCCCATCTAATGCTGTAGAAGAGTCAGAAATCGGTAATCCATTTTGCACGGAGAAGACTGCACAGTAGATACTATAGTCTATGCATAATCCTGACATTTTGCAAGATATGCATGCTATGCTAATGCTTTGTTAGTTCTCAACAATGATTATGttaatttaatattgttttcCATCGTAATGCTGTCAGGTCATTGAGGCTGGAGCTAATGCTTTGGTTGCTGGTTCTGCTGTCTTTGGAGCTAAAGATTATGCTGAAGGCATGAACACAAAATTCACACATTCTTGACAGTTATATAACCTTTTTGAATTCTTGTTCATAATTTTCTGTAGCTTTAACCTTTTTTCTGTGCTGAATGATGATTTTACAGCTATTAAAGGCATTAAAACCAGCACAAGGCCTGTAGCAGTTGCTGTATAAAGTTTTGAAGTCCGTCATATTGAAGTTAAAATCTTCCAGCACTCTTCTTGCCCACGTAGGTTTAACTTTTTCTCATTAAAATTTAGGAAgggtatatatatgttttaaaattttcatttctaaTTTCATTGTTAGAATCATTAAAGGATATTTTTAGAGATCAGGAAATGGTGATGGGAAAAAAAGGAGGAAGATGTAAACATAAATATGTTTTTCCCTTATAAATTAATTGTAGTTACCCTTATAAATCTTTTTTCGTCTGGGGAAATACACAGGAATAAGTTGTtgagataaatttttttgttacagCCATATTCtgtcagattttttttttccagccaaagctctttttttttttttttgataattttttatgaaatctaATCATATTAAGTGTTGCATTTGCAGATAACAAGACGGATCATACTGTAGCCTCGGATCATTGCAAGCCTGGCTAATGTTGTCAGATACTATTATTTGTTGATTATTAACATGTTAATAGATATACGGATAACAACCATATGCTCCAATTTTTTTAGCAAGAAGAGTGGTGAATAACATACTCCCATAGTAGTTGTAAGAATCAAAGTTGTTAGTACACCTGTATGGCTGTACCCCATTGCGCTTATGAATGTTAGAGTTTGTATGCATATGCAGTAACATCAGATGTTTTCATGCATATACTGAAAAATCAGTGGTTTTTTGTCGCTCAATTTCCAAAATTCAATTGCTGTAAATACTTTTTTAACCTGTCTTACAGTTCTGGAAAACTTGTGTGGTTCTGTGAGTGTCTGATTGGACTCCCGTGTTGTTTTTGATCCGATAAGGTGTTTCTAAGAATATGTAACAGTGTCTGAAGTTAATCTGTTATGGTAGTATTAGTCCCATATCTTCCTCTGTAGCGTATTGACGGAAACAGGATTAAAGAAAGGTTAGTCTGATCTGCTTGCACTCAGTAAAAGTACTGCCCAGAAAAAATCACAAGCATGAGAAGGTAGTGATCAGACACACATAGCATGGACTGGCGTACTATATACATAAATCATATGACATTTGCATGAACTAGACCCCTCCCTCCCCCCATTTCAAATGACTTGCATTCATAATACGATCACTGAGATTATAAGGCAGAGGATTGTGCTGTTGTATACTCTCAGAGCAGTTCAGTTGGAACAATCAtaaaatgcatcatcatcaccaTACCGAACTGCAATCATAAAATGCATATGTGCTATATTATGACAGTATGATTGCCAACTACTGAACTCGAACAATGGCAAAAAGTGTAACTTGAAGCATTCTAGTCGAGAGCTGTAAATTCATACTCTGATGACTTATCTTGTAAATGACCTGCTACCATCAGAATCCCACATCAGCAGTGAAAAGCTGATTGATGCCATACGACCGAACTACAACCAGGAGCTCTTCTCTCTTTTGTCTGATCTCTGATCATCATCTTCTCGTCCCACATCTCTGTCACAGCATAGACATTAGACATAGCAACATCATCACCCGCTAGGCCTTTCTTCAATCTGCGTAGATGGTCATGGGCTATTGCAGCAAGCTCCACATTTCCACTGCTGCTGCATGCACCAAGCAGCGTCCGCCACACCACAGCATTGGTCTGTTTTGGCATTTCCATGATAAACTCATAAGCTTCTTGTAAAAGCCCCGCTCTGCATAAAAGATCCACCATGCATCCATAGTGAGAAAGCTGAACCTTTAACCCATACACATCTGTCATGCTTTTGAAATGGCGCTTCCCTTCTTCAACCAAACCCGCATGGCTGCAAGCCATCAAAACTCCGACAAAAGTGACACTGTTAGGAACAATTGAAGGCCTCCTCTTTTTTCTTAGACCATCTCCACAGTCTGCAGTCATCTCTGCATAAAGCCGGAGCGCTTCCTCAGCTTGTCCATGCAATGCATATCCAACAATCATCGAAGTCCAAGTCATAACATCTCTCCCAATCATGCCATCAAACATTCTCCTAGCACTTCCAATATCACCACATTTAGCATACATATTCAACAATGCATTCTCAAGACACAAATCCACCACCATTCCTCTTCTCCTTCGAATACAATCAAGAACCCATTCTCCCATATCCAATGCACCAACATGAGCACACGCAGACAGCGCAACCGTAAACGTCACCTGATCAGGCTCCACATTCCCCACCACCATCTCCCTAAACAACTCAAAACCCTCTTTTGCTCTCTTGTTATCCACATAAGCAGAAATCAAAGCAGTCCAACAAACAACATTCTTGGTGGgtatttcatcaaacacctgaTGAGCATCCCCCACATTCCCCCAAGAAGAATACATATTAATGAGCGATGTTCTCAGATAAATAATGGGCTCGCCCCCAAATTTTATGACAATGCCATGGATTTGTTTCCCTTCAGTAACTAAAGCTTTTTTAGTACAGACTTTGATAATGTGTAATAAACTGTAGCTATCAATTAAAGAAGGGTCTTTTTTAAGTAAGTTGGTGAATAACAGAAGAGCTTTTGTTGGGGAATTAGAGTGGAGGTAGCTTTTAAGGGTTTGGCTGAATTTTTGCGGCTTGGAGTGAGTGTGGTAATGTGTTTTAACTTGATGTTTAGTTGAAAATAAGCTGTTTAGTCCTGTCTGGTTTTCGATTAAGAGAATTCTCTTCCAGATTTTCATCTGTTTCTCCGGAAAGAATTATGTTCTCGTAAACAAATGGCATCGAAGTATATAAATCGGAAATAGTCGAGTCCGGCGTGAGGGACAAGAAGTTGGCGGGAGGTCGACTAACAAGATTGCAccttggtttaaaaaaaaacaagactGCACCTTCGAAAGGGAGAGCATTTTCCGCGTAAATTTTGTTTGTTCCGTTTAAACTATGTACTAAAAATGTATCGATTCAATTAATTTTCGatgaattcaattaatttttatgttttgattttcacCGAATAAGTATTATTTACGCTTTTGTAAGCTTTTTACAACACGGCATATAATCAAGATCCCCGCTTATagtcaaaaaatgaaaatcaaaataaaagtaaactgaaaacagataaaataaaaaatttaattttgatagtTGAATCCATGAGACAGGTGATTAACTCTTGAATTTGATACTCCGCTTAAATCGAAGAAGAAAGTAAATTCAAAGTTTCAATgatgtaaattaaaaaaacaaaccaagcataattaaaaatattaaaatccttCCCAAAAAAGAAAGATCATTGagaaaacaaatcaaacaaaataaataaataaattgagaTTTTCTATCGGTGAAAGCAATGGAAACCCTAAATACAAGATTGAGGCAGCTACTACTTCAATAACAGAAAAATTTAGGGTTTGTCGGATAAAGTATCATCATACTAAAACTTGTGTATCAAGCCTTTATAAAAGAACACAAAGCCAGTAATTATTTTAGAAATgataaatcttaaatattaagaaGTACAttcaaaaagagaaaaaaatggAGTGAGGGATTTATTTTATACTCTAATAAACacagaataaaaataaaataaaattttctatttaaaaaaattagaactctaaattaaaataaatcatcaCCTAATCTAACTAAGAATATTTATGTCTTTGTGTGTAAACACTATCATATGCAAATGTGCTTTGCTTCATTATCCCCCTTTGTTGAACCAAAATCTTGATCTTGGTACATAATCCCCATCTAGGCAAAGTAAAGAACATATTATAACCTAAATCAAAGTAAAGAATCTTgtgaaataaataacaaaacagAGCGGTAAAAAAGTGCGTGGTAAAATCCATTACTTAACACCCTCAGCTACTGCTCACATTTCATTCTCATTCCTCACAGATAACATTTCTCTCCCAACACACAATGATGTCGAGCCAAGACCGCTCAGAGATCGCTTTTTTCGACGTGGAAACTACAATTCCGGCCCGAACGGGTCAAAAACACGCTATTCTGGAATTCGGGTCGATCCTGGTTTGCCCCAGAACGCTCGTGGAGCTTGATAATTACTCCACTCTTGTTAAACCCTCGGATGTTTCGTTAATCTCGCTCAGCTCTGTGCGTTGCAACGGAATTTCTGGGAAAGATGTTGCTTCTGCCCCCACTTTTGCCCAGATTGCTGACCGGGTTTTCGACATTCTTGATGGTTTGTTATCTCTTACTTGCTTCTTTTAAGTCGTCGAGAACAGTGAGAACAATTGTTTTGTATTTTCgtaaaaaacttttttttaatatgttttgttCGATAATAGTGATAATAATTTTTCTGCATTTcgtaaaactattttttttgatGTTCTGTTCGAGAACGGTTTTTAGAGTATAATTTTGTACTATTATTAAAGAACAATAGTTCTCGGCTGTTCTTAACTGAGTTCAAGCCATTTAATGTGTGTAATGTGTTGTTTTTGTAGGGAGGATTTGGGCAGGACATAATATAAATAGGTTTGATTGTCCGCGAATAAGGGAGGCTTTTCAAGAAATTAATAGGCCTGCTCCTGAGCCTAAGGGAACTATTGATTCTTTGACTTTGCTCACTCAGAAATTTGGGAGGAGAGCTGGTGATATGAAGGTTAGTTAGTATTGCTGCCTCGGTGGTTTTGGCTGTAGGTAATGGTTTATTGTTCGAAATTTTGTTGACCTTGTGGAAGAATTAATGACCATTCGTGTCTAGATGGAAAATTATAGGTGCTTGAGTGTAGTTTTGGATGCTTTGATAGGTCTCCATTCGTAGGCAGTTCTATATGATTTGATGATCGTGATATTGATTGAATTTTCCTGTAATGCCGAT
Coding sequences:
- the LOC108223300 gene encoding ribulose-phosphate 3-epimerase, chloroplastic, producing the protein MATASIASSTLAQSQVNAFTPGLKLQKPNSITFTRRKSLTVVKASSRVDKFSKSDIIVSPSILSANFAKLGEQVKAVDEAGCDWIHVDVMDGRFVPNITIGPLVVDALRPVTDLPLDVHLMIVEPEQRVPDFIKAGADIVSVHCEQTATIHLHRTINEIKNLGAKAGVVLNPGTPLGQIEYILDVVDLVLIMSVNPGFGGQSFIESQVKKIAALRKMCVEKGVNPWIEVDGGVGPKNAYKVIEAGANALVAGSAVFGAKDYAEAIKGIKTSTRPVAVAV
- the LOC108223299 gene encoding putative pentatricopeptide repeat-containing protein At1g74400; the protein is MKIWKRILLIENQTGLNSLFSTKHQVKTHYHTHSKPQKFSQTLKSYLHSNSPTKALLLFTNLLKKDPSLIDSYSLLHIIKVCTKKALVTEGKQIHGIVIKFGGEPIIYLRTSLINMYSSWGNVGDAHQVFDEIPTKNVVCWTALISAYVDNKRAKEGFELFREMVVGNVEPDQVTFTVALSACAHVGALDMGEWVLDCIRRRRGMVVDLCLENALLNMYAKCGDIGSARRMFDGMIGRDVMTWTSMIVGYALHGQAEEALRLYAEMTADCGDGLRKKRRPSIVPNSVTFVGVLMACSHAGLVEEGKRHFKSMTDVYGLKVQLSHYGCMVDLLCRAGLLQEAYEFIMEMPKQTNAVVWRTLLGACSSSGNVELAAIAHDHLRRLKKGLAGDDVAMSNVYAVTEMWDEKMMIRDQTKERRAPGCSSVVWHQSAFHC